From a region of the Synechococcus sp. PCC 7502 genome:
- a CDS encoding YiaA/YiaB family inner membrane protein → MIKQIGFEKDTTAWIAQVWVSFLLATSATTVGIIYFPVDIWVKSYMGISFAFSISSTFTLAKTIRDNQEANRLTARIDEARVEKILADHHPLK, encoded by the coding sequence ATGATTAAACAAATTGGCTTTGAGAAAGATACAACTGCGTGGATTGCCCAAGTCTGGGTTTCTTTCCTACTGGCAACTTCAGCAACGACCGTGGGAATTATTTATTTTCCTGTAGATATATGGGTAAAAAGCTATATGGGTATTAGTTTTGCCTTTTCTATTAGCTCAACATTTACGCTTGCTAAAACCATCAGAGATAATCAAGAAGCTAATCGTCTAACGGCACGAATTGATGAAGCCAGAGTCGAAAAAATTTTAGCCGATCACCATCCACTTAAATAA
- the trmB gene encoding tRNA (guanosine(46)-N7)-methyltransferase TrmB: protein MKAIRVREHVNPLGKKYQEPTPPPHWQKIYADFSQPLSLDIGCGKGEYILKMAQLKPDWNWLGLEIREPLVERAIAIQNSLGLKNLHYLFCNVNVSLRHLLPPNSVHQVSIQFPDPWFKRRQHKRRTVQPQLVADLAMVLVPNAQILLQSDIEMVAKEMLKYFEADRRFNNLAGTGNFADDSCYPAHELTDREEWTITTGGTVYRSHLKFMGVTLLN from the coding sequence ATGAAAGCAATTCGAGTTAGAGAACATGTCAATCCCCTTGGCAAAAAATATCAAGAACCAACACCCCCTCCCCATTGGCAGAAAATTTATGCTGATTTTTCCCAGCCCCTCAGTTTAGATATTGGTTGTGGTAAGGGTGAATATATCCTCAAAATGGCGCAGTTAAAACCTGACTGGAATTGGTTAGGCTTAGAAATTCGGGAACCTTTAGTGGAACGGGCAATCGCTATTCAAAATTCCCTTGGTTTAAAAAATCTCCACTACCTATTTTGTAACGTTAATGTTTCGCTCAGGCATTTACTCCCTCCGAATTCTGTGCATCAAGTCAGCATTCAATTTCCCGACCCTTGGTTCAAACGCCGACAACATAAACGCCGCACCGTCCAACCCCAACTGGTGGCAGATTTAGCAATGGTGTTAGTGCCTAATGCTCAGATTTTGCTGCAATCGGATATTGAAATGGTGGCAAAGGAAATGCTCAAATATTTTGAAGCTGATCGCAGATTTAACAATTTAGCGGGAACGGGTAATTTTGCCGATGATAGTTGTTATCCTGCCCATGAGTTAACAGATCGAGAAGAATGGACAATTACCACAGGCGGCACAGTTTATAGGAGCCATTTAAAATTTATGGGAGTTACTCTTTTAAACTGA
- a CDS encoding PadR family transcriptional regulator, with amino-acid sequence MSLAYAILVSLICEPKSGYDLAKQFDGTVGFFWQATHQQIYRELTKLEQQNWIVAEAIAQEGRPDKKIFSVNDLGLSHLKTWLLQSSEVATVKDEFLLKIYAGYLIPEEAIAQQIQTHRQLHQQQLEIYRAIERNFFSSSQDCPKESRFAYLTLRRGINFEKGWIDWCDETLGLLASWHENA; translated from the coding sequence ATGTCTCTTGCATACGCCATCTTGGTTTCCCTGATTTGCGAACCCAAAAGCGGTTACGACCTTGCCAAACAATTTGATGGAACTGTGGGATTTTTCTGGCAAGCAACGCACCAACAGATTTATCGTGAATTAACCAAGCTAGAGCAGCAAAACTGGATCGTTGCTGAGGCGATCGCTCAAGAGGGGCGACCTGATAAAAAAATATTTTCCGTAAATGATTTAGGTTTGTCCCACCTAAAAACATGGCTGCTGCAATCTAGCGAAGTTGCCACCGTTAAAGATGAATTTCTACTTAAAATATATGCAGGTTATCTCATCCCTGAAGAAGCGATCGCCCAACAAATCCAAACGCATCGTCAATTACATCAACAACAACTGGAGATATATCGAGCAATCGAGCGTAACTTTTTTAGTTCGTCCCAAGACTGCCCGAAAGAGTCCCGCTTTGCTTATTTGACTCTTCGCCGAGGGATTAACTTTGAAAAAGGTTGGATCGACTGGTGTGATGAAACTTTAGGACTCTTAGCAAGTTGGCATGAGAACGCTTAG
- a CDS encoding carotenoid oxygenase family protein, which translates to MTTTIDKQAKQASWAKAIAKPASEFPLTQLSTISGQIPENLKGSLYRNGPARLERGEFHVGHWFDGDGAILAVHFAEGQARATYRYVQTAGYLEEEKANKLIYGNYGMTATGAWWQRFSKSSKNVANTSVIALPDKLLALWEGGLPHALDLETLETFGIENLEGLENRLPYSAHPKHDANTGEIFNFGISYGKNAILHLYRSDRNGKLIRKNQATLAGLSMIHDFVLAGDYLIFCVPPLRLNPFPLLLNLKSYSDSLAWKPEEGTEILVFDRHNLELVSRSVAEPWFQWHFGNGYSDRDGNVVFDLIRYPNFATNQYLKEIASGKTKTHAQGTLWKMRLNPKTGEFLEMSELCDRGAEFPSVAPDQVGQNSRYTYLSIHRPDAVINQELFGAIARYDYQTNKLTEANLGKNRYPMEPLFAPDSSNPDTGYVITVVFDGDRECSEVWVFDSDRLDSEPVCRLALPSIVPMGFHGTWRS; encoded by the coding sequence ATGACTACAACTATTGACAAACAAGCAAAGCAAGCATCTTGGGCAAAGGCGATCGCTAAACCAGCTAGCGAATTTCCTCTCACCCAACTCTCGACAATCTCTGGGCAAATCCCCGAAAATCTCAAAGGTTCTCTCTATCGCAATGGACCCGCAAGATTGGAACGTGGTGAATTTCATGTGGGGCATTGGTTTGATGGCGATGGAGCGATTCTGGCGGTACATTTTGCCGAAGGACAAGCCCGTGCAACCTATCGCTATGTGCAAACTGCAGGATATCTGGAAGAAGAAAAAGCCAACAAATTGATTTATGGCAATTATGGTATGACCGCTACAGGTGCATGGTGGCAACGTTTCAGTAAGTCTTCCAAGAATGTGGCGAATACCTCTGTGATTGCCTTACCCGATAAACTTCTCGCCCTGTGGGAAGGAGGATTGCCCCATGCCCTCGATTTGGAAACGCTAGAAACATTTGGCATAGAGAATCTCGAAGGTTTGGAAAATCGACTTCCCTATTCGGCTCATCCTAAGCATGATGCTAATACTGGTGAGATTTTTAACTTTGGGATTTCCTATGGTAAGAATGCGATTTTGCATCTTTATCGCAGCGATCGCAATGGTAAGCTCATCAGAAAGAATCAGGCAACTTTGGCAGGGCTATCAATGATTCATGATTTTGTCCTCGCAGGAGATTATTTAATTTTCTGTGTACCACCTTTGCGGCTGAATCCATTTCCTTTGCTCCTGAATTTAAAGAGCTACAGCGATTCCTTAGCTTGGAAGCCTGAAGAGGGAACGGAAATTTTAGTATTTGATCGCCACAATCTTGAATTAGTCAGTCGCAGTGTTGCGGAACCCTGGTTTCAATGGCATTTTGGTAATGGCTATAGCGATCGCGATGGCAATGTCGTATTCGATTTGATTCGCTATCCTAACTTTGCCACCAATCAATATCTCAAAGAAATTGCCTCTGGTAAAACTAAAACTCACGCCCAGGGAACGCTCTGGAAAATGCGCCTAAATCCCAAAACTGGTGAATTTTTGGAGATGTCAGAGTTATGCGATCGCGGTGCTGAATTTCCTAGTGTTGCCCCTGACCAAGTTGGACAAAACTCACGCTATACCTATCTTTCCATTCATCGCCCTGATGCTGTAATTAATCAAGAACTATTCGGGGCGATCGCTCGTTATGATTACCAAACTAATAAGCTTACCGAAGCCAATCTTGGTAAAAATCGCTATCCAATGGAACCATTATTTGCACCTGACTCATCTAATCCTGATACTGGTTATGTGATTACAGTTGTCTTTGATGGCGATCGCGAATGTTCGGAAGTATGGGTGTTTGATAGCGATCGCTTAGACTCTGAGCCAGTTTGTCGTTTAGCCTTGCCGAGCATTGTGCCAATGGGGTTTCATGGCACTTGGCGTTCATAG
- a CDS encoding ABC transporter permease, producing the protein MTLTALPETSGDRLPTIFSDEFRQETLALTKRLFIQLIRRPTTLIAGVLQPLMWLILFGALFRYAPEGFLGDGQTYIQFLAAGIIVFSAFSGALNSGLPVLFDREFGFLNRMLVAPLVSRFSIVLASAIFIITTSVIQTLVIIAASAVMGAGLPNAAGLGVVGLVLMLLVLGFTMLSLGLAFAMPGHQELLAFIFLVNLPLMFSSTALAPVAFMPTWLKWVACLNPLSFAIEPIRFVYSHRDWTWHSVVLTAPWGDMTLVGFVIELLIFVGLVAIAIRGVLRRGVA; encoded by the coding sequence ATGACACTAACTGCTTTACCAGAAACCTCAGGCGATCGCTTGCCAACTATTTTTTCCGATGAATTTCGCCAAGAAACCCTAGCCTTAACCAAACGCCTATTTATTCAATTAATCCGCCGACCTACGACTCTAATTGCTGGAGTTTTGCAACCGTTAATGTGGTTAATTTTGTTTGGCGCATTATTTCGTTACGCCCCTGAGGGATTTTTAGGTGATGGACAAACCTATATTCAGTTTTTAGCGGCGGGCATAATTGTCTTTAGTGCTTTTAGTGGTGCCTTAAATTCTGGCTTACCTGTACTGTTTGATCGAGAATTTGGGTTCCTCAATCGGATGTTAGTGGCTCCATTGGTGTCTCGGTTTTCCATTGTCTTAGCCTCAGCAATTTTTATCATTACCACTAGCGTAATCCAAACCTTAGTAATTATTGCTGCCAGTGCGGTGATGGGGGCTGGCTTACCCAATGCGGCAGGGCTAGGTGTGGTTGGTTTAGTATTAATGTTATTGGTTTTAGGCTTTACCATGCTGAGCTTAGGATTAGCTTTTGCTATGCCCGGACACCAAGAATTATTAGCATTTATTTTCCTAGTGAATCTGCCCCTAATGTTCTCTAGCACTGCCTTGGCACCTGTCGCTTTTATGCCAACTTGGTTAAAATGGGTAGCTTGTTTGAATCCTTTATCTTTTGCGATCGAGCCAATTCGATTTGTCTATAGTCACAGGGATTGGACTTGGCACAGTGTAGTTTTAACCGCCCCTTGGGGTGATATGACTTTAGTTGGGTTTGTGATCGAACTATTAATCTTTGTAGGGCTGGTGGCGATCGCGATCAGAGGAGTGCTGCGTCGAGGAGTGGCATGA
- a CDS encoding methyl-accepting chemotaxis protein, whose product MSDASSHPPESNPFHEDQADVEYLALVDDFDNTDDQYSDNLQEPQNKQNPVSALHISPIKPVLPFKLMIWAIACATAPACIVAGFAYQINLKSSEHALTQTQEIRAIALADSLNVFVLRQYEDTKKLSQSLAITSGLQANKKISDRQKLLITNRLNTYKNTSKAVNNIAIYNLKGNLLLKSASNQAITNLDRNNLQKLLKFNSPILISPANSSLPIQFLVPISEPKTQKIQAVLQAELPISVIRTSFTSGKYSITSTDSNQTLFASFSDRPTNLVTVPTPALSGLPDLKWNVAVGSDFEPDYGYGVILGGLTLIIVLTIAIVSYLAARRLSDRLIQATDAVNAIAQRKTEKYLNSQGNDEITDLSKQINLVTEQFQNLLNHQTHTIDQLQRLIAKGVNALQKVIQTNGEDTTSGDIEAIAAHLQASLVKKQTEINLLHRNQERLQQQISHKEVEVKELQAQTQQLYKQIEQIDQQSNHAKAELQSSSEQYKLILEEIVAQSEQREEELAQKNLEIQNLQTHLDQIKSQIKAQIKAISNTKPEDYPTPNLELMIKQIMQLREAIAVSSKKAKRLSESSQKISKVVDQIHEIAIEANFLAVNAGIKANREHSRDFSIFSEQVGKLVNMSVATMKEMEELAQNIQTETRAVMGNLETGTTQISEATKLITAIKADLHHAETVISRKLTTASDLLASLDLP is encoded by the coding sequence ATGTCAGACGCATCTTCTCATCCCCCTGAATCTAATCCATTCCATGAAGATCAAGCTGATGTTGAATATTTAGCTTTAGTTGATGATTTTGATAACACTGATGATCAATACTCAGACAATCTACAGGAGCCACAAAATAAGCAAAATCCAGTTTCTGCCCTGCACATATCGCCTATTAAGCCCGTACTACCATTTAAATTAATGATCTGGGCGATCGCCTGCGCCACAGCCCCCGCTTGTATAGTTGCAGGTTTTGCCTATCAGATTAATCTTAAATCCAGTGAGCATGCTCTAACTCAAACCCAAGAAATTCGTGCCATTGCCCTTGCTGATAGCCTCAATGTTTTTGTGTTAAGACAATACGAAGACACCAAAAAACTCAGCCAAAGTTTAGCAATTACCTCTGGACTACAGGCAAATAAAAAAATTAGCGATCGCCAAAAACTCCTAATCACCAATCGCCTCAATACTTACAAAAATACTTCTAAAGCAGTTAACAATATTGCCATTTATAACCTCAAGGGTAATTTGCTTCTAAAATCCGCATCTAATCAAGCTATCACCAATCTGGATCGCAATAATCTCCAAAAGCTCTTAAAATTTAATTCCCCGATTCTGATCTCGCCTGCTAATTCATCCCTGCCCATTCAGTTTTTAGTCCCGATCTCTGAACCGAAAACCCAAAAAATCCAGGCAGTCCTCCAAGCTGAACTCCCAATTAGTGTCATTCGTACTAGCTTTACTTCGGGTAAATATTCAATTACCAGTACCGATAGTAACCAAACCCTATTTGCGAGTTTTTCTGATCGCCCGACTAATTTGGTCACGGTTCCTACCCCTGCCCTATCAGGATTACCAGACCTAAAGTGGAATGTGGCAGTGGGTTCTGATTTTGAGCCCGACTATGGATATGGGGTAATCTTGGGCGGTTTAACCTTAATAATCGTCCTAACGATCGCCATTGTTTCCTATCTGGCAGCACGTCGCCTCAGTGATAGACTAATTCAAGCTACAGATGCAGTTAATGCTATTGCCCAAAGAAAAACTGAAAAATACCTAAATTCTCAAGGAAATGACGAAATTACCGATTTATCTAAGCAAATCAATCTAGTTACCGAACAGTTTCAAAACCTGCTCAATCATCAAACCCATACCATTGACCAACTGCAAAGACTAATTGCTAAAGGTGTAAATGCCCTGCAAAAAGTAATCCAAACCAATGGCGAAGATACTACTAGTGGAGATATTGAAGCGATCGCCGCCCATTTGCAAGCCTCGTTAGTGAAAAAGCAAACGGAAATTAACCTCCTGCACCGCAATCAAGAACGATTACAGCAACAGATTAGCCACAAAGAAGTCGAGGTTAAAGAATTACAAGCTCAAACCCAGCAACTATATAAACAAATTGAACAAATTGATCAGCAAAGTAATCATGCCAAAGCAGAACTCCAATCTTCCTCAGAGCAGTACAAATTAATCCTAGAAGAAATTGTTGCCCAATCCGAACAAAGGGAAGAAGAACTGGCGCAGAAAAATTTGGAAATTCAAAACCTACAAACCCATCTAGATCAGATTAAATCTCAGATCAAAGCCCAAATCAAAGCTATTAGTAACACTAAGCCCGAAGATTATCCTACCCCTAACCTTGAGTTAATGATTAAGCAAATTATGCAGTTACGGGAGGCGATCGCCGTTAGTTCTAAGAAAGCAAAGCGACTGAGCGAATCTTCACAAAAAATCTCTAAAGTTGTCGATCAAATCCATGAAATTGCCATTGAAGCCAACTTTTTAGCCGTGAATGCTGGGATTAAAGCTAACCGCGAACATAGTCGGGACTTTAGTATTTTCTCAGAGCAGGTGGGTAAGCTCGTGAATATGTCCGTAGCAACCATGAAGGAAATGGAAGAATTAGCACAGAATATTCAAACCGAAACTAGGGCAGTTATGGGTAATCTGGAAACGGGAACAACGCAAATTTCTGAAGCAACTAAGTTGATTACGGCGATAAAAGCCGATTTACACCATGCCGAAACGGTAATTAGTCGAAAACTAACCACAGCATCTGATCTATTGGCATCCTTAGATTTGCCTTAA